A region from the Aegilops tauschii subsp. strangulata cultivar AL8/78 chromosome 5, Aet v6.0, whole genome shotgun sequence genome encodes:
- the LOC109747967 gene encoding outer envelope pore protein 16-2, chloroplastic → MGSRLDARTLKDEVASMDRRPLLDLGHPLLNRVADSFIRAAGVGAARAVSREAYFVAVEGMGGDSTGLDSTAKRSHFSSARGDDGQKSLDAVVKSASKEAIQWGLAAGVYSGITYGLREARGHHDWKNSAIAGAIAGAAVALTGDNGHSDHVVHFAITGAALSSAATMLSGIF, encoded by the exons ATGGGCAGCAGGCTTGACGCGCGCACGCTCAAGGACGAGGTGGCGAGCATGGACCGGCGCCCGCTCCTCGACCTCGGCCACCCGCTCCTCAACCGCGTCGCCGACAGCTTCATCCGCGCCGCCGGA GTCGGAGCGGCGAGGGCGGTGTCGCGGGAGGCCTACTTCGTCGCCGTCGAAGGGATGGGAGGAGACTCGACGGGGCTGGACAGCACCGCCAAGAGGAGCCATTTCTCCAGCGCCAGAG GGGATGACGGCCAGAAGTCGCTCGACGCAGTG GTTAAATCGGCAAGCAAGGAGGCCATTCAGTGGG GATTGGCAGCCGGAGTGTACTCTGGGATAACGTACGGTCTGAGAGAGGCCAGAGGACACCATGACTGG AAGAACAGTGCGATAGCAGGGGCGATCGCCGGAGCGGCAGTCGCGCTGACCGGGGACAACGGGCACTCCGACCACGTCGTCCATTTCGCCATCACCGGAGCCGCACTGTCGAGCGCGGCGACCATGCTCTCAGGCATATTCTAA